The following proteins are encoded in a genomic region of Thioclava nitratireducens:
- a CDS encoding alpha-E domain-containing protein codes for MLSRTAENLFWVARYMERAETMARLLEVGARIALTPSTGHGYRSEWESLLQASGTADGFSEKYGDPVQRNIESYLFFDRDNPSSVISCVERARENARIVRTAITGQVWDTLNTAFQEIRQIERQPRSEWEITELCEWVARQSALLRGAMDGTMLRNDGFFFMNLGYALERADNTARLIDVKYFVLLPSVEMVGSGLDNYQWQVLLRALQSYRAFHWAYGGELTASKIMHFLILNPASPRSLISATRKAMHHLDNLESFYEVEPGTGLPQMRAKALMTELNQTQVAEIIEEGLHEFLTRFIGEIGQLTALVQQTYLSGDAR; via the coding sequence ATGCTGAGTAGAACCGCTGAAAACCTGTTCTGGGTCGCGCGCTACATGGAGCGCGCAGAGACGATGGCACGGCTTCTGGAGGTCGGCGCGCGGATCGCGCTGACGCCGTCGACCGGTCATGGCTACCGTTCCGAATGGGAGAGCCTGCTGCAAGCCTCGGGCACTGCCGATGGCTTCTCCGAGAAATACGGCGACCCGGTGCAGCGCAACATCGAGAGCTACCTGTTCTTTGATCGCGACAACCCGTCCTCGGTGATATCCTGCGTCGAGCGTGCACGGGAGAACGCGCGCATCGTGCGTACGGCGATCACCGGTCAGGTCTGGGATACGCTCAACACCGCGTTCCAGGAGATCCGCCAGATCGAGCGTCAGCCGCGCTCTGAATGGGAGATTACAGAGCTGTGCGAATGGGTGGCCCGGCAATCGGCGCTGCTGCGTGGAGCGATGGACGGCACGATGCTGCGCAATGACGGGTTCTTCTTCATGAACCTCGGTTATGCGCTGGAGCGGGCCGACAACACCGCGCGTCTGATCGACGTGAAATATTTCGTGCTGCTGCCCTCGGTGGAGATGGTGGGCTCTGGCCTCGACAATTACCAGTGGCAGGTGCTGCTGCGCGCGCTGCAATCCTATCGCGCCTTCCACTGGGCCTATGGCGGCGAGCTGACGGCGTCGAAGATCATGCATTTCCTGATCCTCAACCCGGCCAGCCCGCGCTCGCTGATATCGGCGACGCGCAAGGCGATGCACCACCTCGACAATCTCGAAAGCTTCTACGAGGTCGAGCCGGGCACCGGCCTGCCGCAGATGCGGGCCAAGGCGCTGATGACCGAGCTGAACCAGACCCAAGTCGCCGAAATTATCGAGGAAGGCCTGCACGAGTTCCTCACCCGTTTCATCGGCGAGATCGGGCAGCTTACCGCGCTCGTTCAGCAAACCTACCTGTCGGGAGATGCGCGATGA
- a CDS encoding circularly permuted type 2 ATP-grasp protein: MTEYFNEMFDGGKVRQPYSGLDGWMREMPSELRAMKQAEAEALFRRIGITFAVYGEGGDPDRLIPFDMFPRVFTQAEWRKLERGIKQRTRALNAFLLDVYGRGEIVRAGRIPARLVYQNDAFERAVSGFIPPRGIYSHIVGVDLVRTGPDQFYVLEDNCRTPSGVSYMLENREIMMRMFPQLFRENRIEPVDGYSDALRRTLASVAPAKCEGEPTVAILTPGHFNSAYYEHSFLADLMGVELVEGPDLFCEGGFCWMRTTEGPKKLDVIYRRIDDAFLDPLCFRPDSMLGIPGLMDVYRSGGVTICSAPGAGVADDKAIYTFVPEMVRFYLGEEPLLENVPTWQCAKADDCKYVLEHLDELVVKEVHGSGGYGMLVGPKSTKEQIENFRHKIEDNPENYIAQPTLALSTTPTFVEEGVAPRHVDLRPYCLVGEKIELVPGGLTRVALTEGSLVVNSSQGGGVKDTWVLAE, encoded by the coding sequence ATGACAGAGTATTTCAACGAGATGTTCGACGGCGGCAAAGTGCGTCAGCCCTATAGCGGGCTCGATGGCTGGATGCGCGAAATGCCCTCCGAGCTGCGCGCAATGAAACAGGCCGAGGCGGAGGCGCTGTTTCGCCGGATCGGGATCACCTTCGCGGTCTACGGCGAGGGCGGCGACCCGGACCGCCTGATTCCCTTCGACATGTTTCCACGCGTCTTCACGCAGGCTGAATGGCGTAAGTTGGAGCGCGGGATCAAGCAGCGCACCCGGGCGCTGAACGCCTTCCTGCTCGATGTCTACGGGCGTGGCGAGATCGTGCGGGCGGGGCGTATCCCGGCGCGGCTGGTCTATCAGAACGATGCGTTCGAGCGCGCGGTTTCGGGCTTCATCCCGCCGCGCGGCATCTACAGCCATATCGTCGGCGTCGATCTGGTGCGCACGGGGCCGGATCAGTTCTACGTGCTCGAGGACAACTGCCGCACGCCCTCGGGCGTCTCATATATGCTGGAGAACCGCGAGATCATGATGCGGATGTTCCCGCAGCTGTTCCGCGAGAACCGGATCGAACCGGTGGATGGATATTCGGACGCGCTGCGCCGCACCTTGGCCTCGGTCGCACCGGCGAAATGCGAGGGCGAGCCGACGGTCGCGATCCTGACGCCGGGCCATTTCAACTCGGCCTATTACGAGCATTCCTTCCTCGCCGACCTGATGGGCGTCGAGCTGGTGGAGGGGCCGGACCTGTTCTGCGAGGGCGGCTTTTGCTGGATGCGCACGACCGAAGGTCCGAAGAAGCTCGACGTGATCTATCGCCGGATCGACGACGCTTTCCTCGATCCGCTCTGCTTCCGCCCGGATTCGATGCTGGGCATTCCCGGCCTGATGGATGTCTACCGCTCTGGCGGTGTGACGATCTGCTCGGCACCGGGCGCGGGCGTCGCCGACGACAAGGCGATCTACACCTTCGTGCCGGAAATGGTGCGCTTCTATCTTGGCGAAGAACCACTTCTGGAAAACGTGCCGACGTGGCAATGCGCCAAGGCCGACGATTGCAAATACGTGCTCGAACATCTCGACGAGCTGGTGGTGAAAGAGGTTCACGGTTCCGGCGGTTACGGCATGCTCGTCGGGCCGAAATCGACGAAGGAGCAGATCGAGAATTTCCGCCACAAGATCGAGGACAATCCCGAGAACTACATCGCCCAGCCGACGCTCGCGCTGTCGACCACGCCGACTTTCGTGGAAGAGGGCGTGGCTCCGCGCCATGTCGATCTGCGGCCCTATTGTCTCGTCGGCGAGAAGATCGAGCTTGTCCCCGGCGGGCTGACCCGCGTCGCGCTGACTGAAGGGTCGCTCGTCGTGAACTCGTCGCAGGGCGGGGGCGTGAAAGACACCTGGGTTTTGGCGGAGTGA
- a CDS encoding M3 family oligoendopeptidase, translating to MTLTHRRPVFDANANAGAFGDLPEWDLSDLYPAPDAPELSKDMAWLEKACAEFAADYEGRLADLDAAGMADCIKRYEEIDEKAGRVMSYVGLRYYQNTTDPARVKLLSDAQDKITSYTTPLVFFSLEFNRIPDATYEAVFADERVARYKPVFDRMRAMKPYQLSDELEKFLHDQSVVGAAAWNRLFDETTAALEFEVQGEKLSLEATTTLLSDHNREKREAAAKELAHVFGENIRTFSRIHNTLAKEKEIEDRWRKMPTPQTGRHLSNDVEPEVVQALRDAVVAAYPRLSHRYYKLKAKWLGLEKLQIWDRNAPLPTEAPRDIMWDEAKDTVLDAYSGFDPRMADIAQPFFEKGWIDAGVKPGKAPGAFAHPTVTTVHPYVMLNYLGKPRDVMTLAHELGHGVHQVLAAKQGEMLANTPLTLAETASVFGEMLTFRKLLAAAKTREERKTLLAGKVEDMINTVVRQIAFYDFECKLHAARAEGELTPEDINALWMSVQGESLGPAFEFMDGYETFWSYIPHFVHSPFYVYAYAFGDGLVNALYAAYEAAPEGFQDKYFAMLEAGGSMHHKELLAPFGLDASDPAFWDKGLSMIESFIDELEAMEKA from the coding sequence ATGACGCTGACACACCGCCGCCCCGTCTTCGACGCGAATGCCAATGCAGGGGCGTTCGGCGATCTGCCCGAATGGGATCTCAGCGATCTCTACCCCGCCCCCGACGCGCCGGAACTGAGCAAGGACATGGCGTGGCTGGAAAAAGCCTGCGCCGAGTTCGCCGCCGATTACGAAGGCAGGCTGGCCGATCTCGACGCGGCGGGCATGGCAGACTGCATCAAGCGCTACGAGGAAATCGACGAGAAAGCGGGCCGCGTGATGTCCTATGTCGGCCTGCGCTATTACCAGAACACGACCGACCCGGCACGGGTGAAGCTGCTGTCCGATGCGCAGGACAAGATCACCTCCTACACCACGCCGCTCGTCTTCTTCAGCCTTGAGTTCAACCGCATCCCGGACGCGACCTACGAGGCCGTCTTCGCCGATGAGCGCGTCGCCCGCTACAAGCCGGTGTTTGACCGCATGCGCGCGATGAAACCCTACCAGCTCTCCGACGAGCTGGAGAAATTCCTCCACGACCAATCGGTCGTCGGCGCTGCCGCGTGGAACCGCCTCTTCGACGAGACCACCGCGGCGCTGGAATTCGAGGTGCAGGGCGAGAAACTGTCGCTCGAGGCCACCACGACGCTCCTCTCCGACCACAATCGCGAAAAACGCGAAGCGGCGGCGAAGGAGCTGGCGCACGTGTTCGGCGAGAACATCCGCACCTTCTCGCGCATCCACAACACGCTGGCCAAGGAAAAGGAAATCGAGGACCGCTGGCGCAAGATGCCGACGCCGCAGACCGGTCGCCACCTGTCGAACGACGTGGAGCCGGAAGTGGTGCAGGCGCTGCGCGACGCCGTGGTCGCGGCCTACCCGCGTCTGTCGCATCGCTACTACAAGCTGAAGGCGAAATGGCTCGGCCTCGAGAAGCTGCAGATCTGGGACCGCAACGCGCCGCTGCCGACCGAAGCCCCGCGCGACATCATGTGGGACGAGGCGAAGGACACCGTGCTCGACGCCTATTCCGGCTTCGATCCGCGCATGGCCGATATCGCGCAGCCCTTCTTCGAGAAAGGCTGGATCGATGCGGGCGTGAAGCCGGGCAAGGCACCGGGCGCCTTCGCGCATCCGACCGTGACGACCGTCCACCCTTACGTTATGCTCAACTACCTCGGCAAACCGCGCGACGTGATGACGCTGGCGCATGAGTTGGGCCACGGCGTTCACCAGGTGCTGGCCGCGAAACAGGGCGAGATGCTGGCCAACACGCCGCTGACGCTGGCCGAGACGGCCTCCGTCTTCGGCGAGATGCTGACCTTCCGCAAACTCCTCGCTGCGGCGAAGACCCGCGAAGAGCGCAAGACGCTTCTGGCCGGCAAGGTCGAGGACATGATCAACACGGTCGTCCGCCAGATCGCCTTCTATGATTTCGAGTGCAAGCTGCATGCGGCGCGCGCCGAAGGGGAGTTGACGCCTGAGGACATCAACGCGCTATGGATGTCTGTGCAGGGCGAAAGCCTCGGCCCGGCATTCGAATTCATGGACGGCTACGAGACCTTCTGGTCCTACATCCCGCACTTCGTCCACTCGCCCTTCTACGTCTACGCCTATGCGTTCGGCGACGGGCTGGTGAACGCGCTCTACGCCGCCTACGAGGCCGCGCCCGAGGGCTTCCAGGACAAGTATTTCGCGATGCTGGAAGCGGGCGGCTCGATGCACCACAAAGAACTGCTCGCGCCCTTCGGCCTCGACGCCTCCGACCCGGCCTTCTGGGACAAGGGCCTGTCGATGATCGAAAGCTTCATCGACGAGCTGGAGGCGATGGAGAAGGCCTGA
- a CDS encoding Hint domain-containing protein, whose product MNLPHRTAAAALRPDSSEPPLPRPLRASPNAPKRALRASAMTRRYAAWWLEADGFIEETSRVAPAIPLFEEAFSALARGAVIATEEGPVSIEDVVPGMRVLTADERVETVTWKGSMTMFPAAKDKAAGMIRVTAEAFGHGRPSQDLVLGPHARICLRDARLRARLGIEAAYAPIAAFVDGVSVIEVAPISPVSAYHLVLEHHGSLKVGGMEVESFHPGEGFERTIDPRMAELFLALFPQMDRLREFGPLAAPRLTRFEVEDMLI is encoded by the coding sequence ATGAATCTACCCCACCGGACGGCAGCGGCCGCGCTCCGTCCCGACAGTTCCGAACCGCCTCTGCCGCGCCCTTTGCGTGCGAGCCCGAATGCGCCGAAACGCGCCCTGCGCGCCTCCGCGATGACGCGCCGTTATGCCGCGTGGTGGCTGGAGGCAGATGGGTTTATCGAGGAAACCTCCCGCGTCGCCCCGGCGATTCCGTTGTTCGAGGAGGCGTTCTCTGCCTTGGCGCGCGGCGCTGTGATCGCGACCGAGGAGGGCCCCGTCTCGATTGAGGATGTGGTGCCCGGGATGCGCGTCCTGACCGCCGACGAGCGGGTTGAGACCGTCACCTGGAAAGGGTCGATGACGATGTTCCCCGCCGCGAAGGACAAGGCCGCGGGGATGATCCGCGTCACCGCCGAGGCATTCGGGCATGGTCGTCCGTCGCAGGATCTGGTGTTGGGCCCCCATGCGCGGATTTGCCTGCGCGACGCGCGGCTGCGCGCGCGTCTGGGGATCGAGGCGGCCTATGCGCCGATTGCGGCTTTCGTCGACGGGGTGAGCGTGATCGAGGTCGCGCCGATCTCGCCGGTCTCCGCCTATCATCTGGTGCTGGAGCATCACGGCTCGCTCAAGGTTGGCGGCATGGAGGTCGAGAGCTTCCACCCAGGCGAAGGCTTCGAGCGGACGATCGATCCTCGGATGGCGGAACTGTTCCTCGCGCTGTTTCCGCAGATGGACAGGCTGCGCGAGTTCGGCCCGCTCGCCGCACCGCGGCTGACCCGGTTCGAGGTGGAAGACATGCTGATCTGA
- the pgeF gene encoding peptidoglycan editing factor PgeF yields MLEILTSPALGAVKHGFFTRKGGASSGIFAGLNCGPGSSDQSEAVRTNRARAADALGVELNALQGVNQVHSPDVAVIEEITDPPPRADAAVTKVPGIAISILTADCQPVLFSDPKAGVIGAAHAGWRGAMEGVLENTLDAMERLGAHREDITAVIGPCISVHSYEVGEDFMEQFLMEDMDYSRFFSPGPSGKPHFDLPSFSLHRLREAGVGEAEWMRRCTYREPERFYSYRRATHAGEADYGRLLSAIRL; encoded by the coding sequence ATGCTCGAAATTCTGACCTCACCCGCCTTGGGGGCGGTGAAGCACGGCTTCTTCACCCGCAAGGGCGGGGCGTCCTCGGGCATTTTCGCCGGGCTCAACTGCGGCCCCGGTTCGTCGGACCAAAGCGAGGCGGTGCGCACCAATCGGGCCCGTGCCGCAGACGCGTTGGGGGTTGAGCTGAACGCGCTGCAGGGCGTCAATCAGGTGCATTCGCCCGATGTCGCAGTGATCGAAGAAATCACCGATCCGCCGCCGCGCGCCGATGCGGCGGTGACCAAGGTGCCGGGCATCGCAATCTCGATCCTGACCGCCGACTGCCAGCCGGTGCTGTTCTCGGACCCGAAAGCGGGCGTTATCGGCGCGGCCCATGCAGGCTGGCGCGGCGCGATGGAGGGGGTGCTGGAGAACACGCTCGACGCGATGGAGCGTCTGGGCGCGCATCGCGAGGACATCACCGCGGTGATCGGGCCGTGCATCTCGGTTCATTCCTACGAGGTCGGCGAGGACTTCATGGAGCAGTTCCTGATGGAAGACATGGATTACAGCCGGTTCTTCTCGCCCGGACCCTCGGGCAAGCCGCATTTCGACCTGCCGAGCTTCTCGCTGCACCGGCTGCGCGAGGCGGGCGTCGGTGAGGCGGAATGGATGCGTCGCTGCACCTACCGGGAGCCCGAGCGCTTCTATTCCTACCGCCGCGCGACCCATGCGGGGGAGGCCGATTACGGGCGCCTGCTCTCGGCGATCCGCCTCTGA
- a CDS encoding class I SAM-dependent methyltransferase, protein MTPLGDILAAQIAAEGPMRLDRYMSVCLLHPEHGYYATRDPFGRAGDFITAPEISQMFGEMLGLCLAQAWLDQGRPAPFILAEAGPGRGTLMADMLRAMKAVRGMVDAAEVHLIEASPTLREIQKQKLAPHRVVWHETIDALPDSPLFLVANEFLDALPIRQFQRVEQGWAERQIGLSDEGALTPGLAPPTRFEALEPRMADTVPGNVVETCAAAVSFTERLAARIARHGGAALLIDYGNWHSKGDTFQALKAHEPVDPFATPGEADLTAHVDFEPLAQAAQRVGAKVSAMTAQGLLLERLGITARAQRLAQALSGAARETHIAAHRRLTHPEEMGHLFQALALVAPNAPLPPGFDPNTD, encoded by the coding sequence GTGACCCCGCTGGGCGACATCCTTGCCGCGCAGATCGCGGCGGAGGGGCCTATGCGGCTCGACCGCTATATGAGCGTCTGCCTGCTGCATCCCGAACATGGCTATTACGCGACCCGCGATCCGTTCGGGCGCGCGGGCGATTTCATCACCGCGCCGGAGATTTCCCAGATGTTCGGCGAGATGCTGGGCCTGTGTCTGGCGCAAGCATGGCTCGATCAAGGGCGGCCTGCGCCGTTCATCTTGGCCGAGGCTGGGCCGGGGCGCGGCACGCTGATGGCCGATATGCTGCGCGCGATGAAGGCGGTGCGCGGGATGGTGGACGCGGCAGAGGTGCATCTGATCGAAGCCTCACCGACCCTGCGCGAGATTCAGAAGCAGAAGCTCGCGCCGCATCGGGTGGTGTGGCATGAGACCATCGACGCCCTGCCAGACTCCCCCCTGTTCCTCGTAGCGAACGAGTTTCTCGACGCGCTGCCGATCCGGCAGTTCCAACGGGTCGAGCAGGGCTGGGCCGAGCGGCAGATCGGATTGTCCGACGAGGGCGCGCTGACCCCCGGCCTCGCCCCGCCCACGCGTTTCGAGGCTCTGGAGCCGCGCATGGCTGACACCGTGCCGGGCAATGTGGTCGAGACCTGTGCCGCTGCGGTGAGTTTCACTGAAAGGCTCGCAGCGCGGATCGCGCGCCACGGCGGCGCGGCGTTGCTGATCGACTATGGCAACTGGCATTCCAAGGGCGACACGTTTCAGGCCCTCAAGGCGCATGAACCCGTCGATCCCTTCGCGACACCGGGTGAGGCGGACCTGACCGCCCATGTCGATTTCGAACCTCTGGCGCAGGCGGCGCAAAGGGTCGGGGCCAAGGTGTCGGCGATGACCGCGCAGGGCCTTCTGCTGGAGCGGCTGGGCATCACGGCGCGGGCGCAGCGCCTCGCGCAGGCGTTATCCGGGGCCGCGCGCGAGACCCATATCGCCGCGCATCGCCGCTTGACCCATCCCGAGGAAATGGGTCACCTGTTCCAAGCTCTCGCACTGGTGGCGCCGAATGCGCCGCTGCCGCCGGGCTTCGACCCAAACACCGACTGA
- the lgt gene encoding prolipoprotein diacylglyceryl transferase: MPLAIPFPQFDPVALTIPGLGLPIRWYALAYIAGLIAGWRIIVALMKRDTLWPTNSAPMAPGKVEDLLTAVIVGVVLGGRLGFILFYEPAWYLAHPLDIVKVWQGGMSFHGGFLGTLVAGWWFARRHHVPKLQLADAMALVAPIGLFLGRIANFIKPELWGRPTDVPWGVIFPGELAQTCLGIAGQVDGSCARHPSQLYEAGLEGLLLGLILWGLVKFGRSLKRPGLSLGVFLMGYGAARAFVELFRQGDPQFVTLGNPYGHVIRFTDGWGLTMGQVLSLPMIAVGLYFVIRALRAPKAS, translated from the coding sequence CTGCCTCTGGCCATTCCCTTCCCGCAATTCGATCCGGTCGCCCTTACGATCCCCGGTCTGGGCCTGCCGATCCGCTGGTATGCGCTGGCCTATATCGCGGGGCTGATCGCGGGATGGCGGATCATCGTGGCGCTGATGAAGCGCGATACGCTCTGGCCGACGAACAGCGCGCCGATGGCGCCGGGCAAGGTCGAGGACCTGCTGACGGCGGTGATCGTGGGTGTGGTGCTGGGCGGGCGGCTCGGTTTCATCCTGTTCTACGAGCCTGCATGGTATCTGGCGCATCCGCTCGACATCGTGAAAGTCTGGCAGGGCGGCATGTCTTTCCATGGCGGTTTCCTGGGCACCCTGGTCGCAGGCTGGTGGTTCGCGCGCCGTCACCACGTGCCGAAGCTGCAACTCGCCGACGCGATGGCGTTGGTGGCGCCGATCGGGCTGTTTCTCGGACGGATCGCCAACTTCATCAAGCCGGAGCTTTGGGGGCGTCCGACGGACGTGCCGTGGGGCGTGATCTTCCCCGGTGAACTGGCGCAGACCTGCCTCGGGATCGCGGGGCAGGTGGACGGGTCTTGCGCGCGCCATCCCTCGCAGCTCTACGAGGCGGGGCTCGAAGGGCTGCTGCTGGGACTGATCCTCTGGGGGCTGGTGAAGTTCGGTCGTTCGCTGAAGCGTCCCGGGCTGAGCCTCGGCGTCTTCCTGATGGGCTACGGAGCCGCGCGCGCCTTCGTGGAGCTGTTCCGGCAGGGCGATCCGCAGTTCGTGACCCTCGGCAATCCCTATGGCCACGTGATCCGCTTCACGGACGGTTGGGGGCTGACGATGGGGCAGGTGCTGTCGCTGCCGATGATCGCGGTGGGGTTGTATTTCGTGATCCGCGCGCTGCGCGCGCCGAAAGCATCGTGA
- a CDS encoding accessory factor UbiK family protein translates to MQPPNKMFDEMSKLMTNAMGVAQGAKDEAETAMKSWMDRWLADRDLVTREEFDAVRTMAQKAREENAALKARIEALEGKKEG, encoded by the coding sequence ATGCAGCCGCCCAACAAGATGTTCGACGAGATGTCCAAGCTTATGACCAACGCGATGGGCGTGGCCCAAGGCGCGAAGGACGAGGCCGAGACGGCGATGAAAAGCTGGATGGACCGGTGGCTCGCCGACCGCGACCTCGTGACCCGCGAGGAGTTCGACGCGGTCCGCACGATGGCGCAGAAAGCCCGCGAAGAGAACGCCGCGCTGAAGGCCCGCATCGAGGCGCTGGAAGGCAAGAAGGAAGGCTGA
- a CDS encoding PhoH family protein produces the protein MGFSAITPPPRSQDAHETLLEFPNNRLLIDLCGEFDRNLAQIEHKLQVHILRRGNQLAVVGEPEAQSQAAAVLHQLYQRLEQNKQIDAEEVDAALRMADLGGTGTTVDEQLEMFEAGKFEIRTRKKQVEPRTEAQKAYVKHLFEHELAFGIGPAGTGKTYLAVAVGVTMLIGGHVDKIILSRPAVEAGERLGFLPGDMKDKVDPYMQPLYDALNDFLPAKQLAKLLEEKRIEIAPLAFMRGRTLSNAFVVLDEAQNASTMQMKMFLTRLGQGSRMVITGDRSQVDLPRGMPSGLQDAERILGHVEGISFNYFTAKDVVRHPMVAKIIDAYDQAEGT, from the coding sequence TTGGGCTTCAGCGCGATCACACCCCCGCCTCGCTCTCAGGATGCTCACGAGACGCTTCTTGAGTTCCCCAACAACCGGCTGCTGATCGATCTTTGCGGTGAATTCGACCGCAATCTGGCCCAGATAGAGCACAAGCTGCAGGTTCACATCCTCCGGCGCGGCAATCAGCTGGCCGTGGTGGGCGAGCCGGAGGCGCAATCGCAGGCCGCCGCCGTGCTGCATCAGCTGTATCAGCGCTTGGAACAGAACAAGCAGATCGACGCCGAAGAGGTGGATGCCGCGCTGCGCATGGCCGATCTGGGTGGCACCGGGACCACGGTGGACGAGCAGCTCGAGATGTTCGAGGCGGGCAAGTTCGAGATTCGCACCCGCAAGAAGCAGGTCGAGCCGCGCACCGAGGCGCAGAAGGCCTATGTGAAGCACCTCTTCGAGCACGAGCTGGCCTTCGGGATCGGGCCGGCGGGCACCGGCAAGACCTATCTCGCCGTGGCTGTGGGCGTGACCATGCTGATCGGCGGGCATGTCGACAAGATCATCTTGTCGCGTCCGGCCGTCGAGGCGGGCGAGCGTCTGGGCTTCCTGCCCGGCGACATGAAGGACAAGGTCGATCCCTACATGCAGCCGCTCTACGACGCGCTGAACGACTTCCTGCCCGCCAAGCAGCTCGCGAAGCTGCTGGAAGAGAAGCGGATCGAGATCGCGCCGCTCGCCTTCATGCGCGGGCGCACGCTGTCAAACGCCTTCGTGGTGCTCGACGAGGCGCAGAACGCCTCGACCATGCAGATGAAGATGTTTCTGACCCGCCTGGGCCAAGGGTCGCGGATGGTGATTACAGGCGACCGATCGCAGGTGGACCTGCCGCGCGGGATGCCTTCGGGACTGCAGGATGCCGAGCGTATCCTCGGCCATGTCGAGGGGATAAGCTTCAACTACTTCACAGCGAAAGACGTGGTGCGTCACCCGATGGTCGCGAAGATCATCGACGCCTACGATCAGGCGGAAGGTACCTGA